From Lentimicrobium sp. L6, a single genomic window includes:
- a CDS encoding response regulator transcription factor translates to MKLTKILIVDDHDITLHGLSKYIEKIENTEIVGMVKSGEEALDLIQENKPDIVFTDVDMPVMDGVELLKLIRKDFVNIKVIACTMHIQLWVIQKLLHHGINGIISKQSLKIDIAKAVDRAITDHPFYSSDIYEAVIEIMKKPADYFSRFDELDLTKREKQVLQLISDELTSVEIAEKLFLSPNTIESHRKNLFLKFGVKNVAGLIKKAMERQLIE, encoded by the coding sequence ATGAAATTAACCAAAATCCTCATTGTAGATGATCATGATATAACCCTTCATGGTCTATCAAAATATATCGAAAAAATAGAAAATACCGAGATTGTTGGAATGGTAAAATCTGGAGAAGAGGCTCTTGATTTGATTCAAGAAAACAAACCAGATATCGTATTTACCGATGTGGATATGCCGGTAATGGATGGCGTGGAACTCCTTAAGCTTATTCGTAAAGATTTTGTAAATATCAAAGTGATAGCTTGTACTATGCACATACAGCTATGGGTGATACAGAAATTATTGCATCATGGTATTAATGGCATCATCTCCAAGCAAAGTTTGAAAATTGATATTGCAAAAGCTGTTGACAGGGCCATAACAGATCACCCTTTTTATTCCTCAGATATCTATGAAGCTGTGATAGAGATAATGAAAAAGCCAGCCGACTATTTCTCAAGATTTGATGAATTAGATTTAACCAAAAGGGAAAAGCAGGTCTTACAGTTGATATCTGATGAGTTAACTTCAGTGGAAATAGCAGAAAAATTATTTTTAAGTCCAAACACCATCGAAAGCCACCGAAAAAACCTCTTCCTCAAGTTTGGAGTGAAAAATGTGGCTGGGCTTATAAAGAAAGCCATGGAGCGGCAGTTGATTGAGTAA
- a CDS encoding response regulator transcription factor → MKKNLSVIIVDDHDTIVSGLKYELKETFKEFEFTGITAIHDALLLFKKKSFDIAIVDISFKSEVNSDGINLVAIIKQKYPETKIISYTSYADKIQYVSLLQELNVEAIVSKFDGNNAIKSAVEQLLLNQTPFYSSGVLQALKISKAKNEIHISKRERDVIKLLRQHYTFKEIANKLGVSKNTVDFHAKNLYAKFEVHKASELLEKVGEYL, encoded by the coding sequence ATGAAGAAAAATCTATCTGTTATAATAGTTGATGATCATGATACTATAGTCTCAGGCTTGAAATATGAGTTGAAAGAGACCTTCAAGGAGTTTGAGTTTACTGGTATAACTGCAATACATGATGCTTTGCTTTTGTTTAAAAAAAAGTCTTTCGATATAGCCATTGTCGATATTTCTTTTAAAAGTGAAGTGAACTCTGATGGGATTAATTTGGTTGCCATTATCAAGCAAAAATATCCCGAAACTAAAATAATTTCTTATACCAGTTATGCCGATAAGATTCAGTATGTCAGTTTGCTCCAAGAACTAAATGTAGAGGCTATTGTGTCTAAGTTTGATGGGAATAATGCTATTAAATCTGCAGTCGAACAATTACTCCTAAACCAGACTCCCTTTTATAGTTCAGGAGTACTTCAAGCATTAAAAATATCAAAAGCAAAAAATGAAATCCATATTTCAAAGCGAGAAAGAGATGTGATAAAATTACTTCGGCAGCATTATACATTTAAAGAAATAGCCAATAAGTTAGGTGTTTCAAAGAATACAGTAGATTTTCATGCGAAGAATTTATACGCAAAATTTGAAGTGCATAAAGCTTCTGAGCTATTAGAAAAAGTGGGTGAGTATCTTTAG